The Diorhabda sublineata isolate icDioSubl1.1 chromosome 6, icDioSubl1.1, whole genome shotgun sequence genome includes a window with the following:
- the LOC130445300 gene encoding 26S proteasome non-ATPase regulatory subunit 10-like: MGTYTVYDAAYKGDFEFVSKKLEEDPLFLNTPDSSKRLIMHWAVLSGNLKLVTHLLELGSPVNPTDDTDMTPLILASSAGHTEVVRLLLQKCDDVNHKNAQGHSSLQYAASKGWTEICEVLLENKADINIADERGSTPLHRAASKGLMQILKLLLSYNKEIKINNKDIYGNTPLHYACEEDRQDAALLLLEHGADIECKNREDKTCLDLCSIKLAKLLKNKVSNN; the protein is encoded by the coding sequence aTGGGAACGTATACGGTGTATGATGCTGCTTATAAAGGTGATTTTGAATTTGTGTCAAAAAAACTGGAAGAAGATcctttgtttttaaatactccAGATTCTAGTAAGAGATTGATTATGCATTGGGCAGTATTAAGCGGAAACCTCAAATTAGTTACTCATTTATTAGAATTAGGATCTCCTGTAAATCCAACAGATGATACTGATATGACTCCATTGATCTTAGCATCTTCTGCAGGACACACCGAAGTTGTTAGATTGCTGTTACAAAAATGCGATGACGTTAATCACAAAAACGCCCAAGGACATTCATCTTTACAATATGCTGCGTCTAAAGGATGGACAGAAATTTGTGAAGTGCTATTAGAAAATAAAGCTGATATAAATATTGCTGATGAAAGGGGAAGTACGCCATTACATAGGGCGGCTTCTAAAGGACTTATGCAgattttgaaattgttgttgagttataataaagaaataaaaattaataataaagatatctATGGGAATACCCCCCTTCATTATGCTTGTGAAGAAGATCGACAAGATGCTGCTTTGTTATTACTTGAGCATGGGGCTGATATTGAGTGTAAAAATAGGGAGGATAAAACCTGCTTAGACTTATGTTCCATCAAATTAGCTAAGTTACTCAAAAACAAAGTTTCCAATAACTAA
- the LOC130445782 gene encoding cullin-2 isoform X2: protein MSLKPRRVDFNATWGAIKDTIKGVITLDHVARAVWNDRFSDVYSICVAHPEPMADRLYAETKQYLIDHVAKLLDKVQEDGEQYLVKNYFLYWSQYSVGSQYLHSLYLYLNQQHIKTQKLSDAEIIYGSSDSSGGEQMEIGELALDVWTRGMIVPLGSRLVKLLLEAIAQDRAQETLSIPIEAVRGTILSFVEVQGYRKKGQLQLYQVLFEEAFLDDSGEHFKRSAARLLQEKNVSLYMEKVKAKIEEELFRARRFLHHSSFPKVSHRCETHMVAEHLQFLYSECSNMVQQERRKDLSNMYDLLKSVQNAIVVLVDTVLDYIKTQGLAAIGNLQGENIHISFVENLLAVYKKYKELIKDVFKSDQNFMGALDKACSYVINHRPNQGRSPCRSPELLAKYCDTLLKKSSKGISETEVDEKLAESITIFKYIDDKDIFQKFYARMLAKRLIHQQTQSMDAEESMINRLKQACGYEFTSKLHRMFTDMSVSSDLNNKFNSFLKNDNIDLGINFGIYVLQAGAWPLGQAIVTPFALPQQLEKSVQKFEAFYHNRFNGRKLTWLHHLCQAELKLNHLKRTYVVTVQTFQMAILLLFENVDSLTCKDIKETLQLNNEQFYRHVVSLVDSKLLLADAEELTPEVTLKLNMEYSNKRTKFRITAAVQKETPHEVEQTMNSVEEDRKMYLQAAIVRIMKSRKVLKHNLLIQEVYAQSKVSFAPSVQLIKKCIESLIDKQYIERTPHSSEEYSYVA, encoded by the exons ATGTCTTTAAAACCAAGAAGAGTCGATTTTAACGCAACTTGGGGTGCTATTAAAGACACTATTAAAGGTGTTATCACTTTGGATCATGTCGCAAGAGCTGTTTGGAACGATAGATTTTC CGATGTTTATTCAATTTGTGTTGCACATCCGGAACCCATGGCAGATAGATTATATGCCGAAACAAAGCAGTATCTAATTGATCATGTTGCGAAATTATTAGATAAAGTACAAGAAGATGGTGAACAATACTTGGTTAAAAACTATTTCCTCTATTGGTCCCAATATTCCGTTGGTAGTCAATATCTTCATAGTTTGTATCTCTATTTAAATCAACAACATatcaaaactcagaaattatctGATGCTGAAATTATTTACGGAAGCTCTGATTCTTCTGGAG GTGAACAAATGGAAATTGGTGAATTAGCCTTAGATGTTTGGACACGTGGAATGATAGTTCCCTTAGGTAGTAGACTTGTTAAACTCTTATTGGAAGCCATAGCTCAAGATAGAGCTCAGGAAACATTATCAATACCCATCGAGGCTGTTAGAGGAACAATTCTTAGTTTCGTTGAG gtaCAGGGGTATAGAAAAAAGGGTCAGCTGCAATTATATCAGGTGTTATTTGAGGAGGCTTTTTTGGATGATAGTGGAGAACATTTTAAAAGGAGTGCTGCTAGGCTTTTGCAGGAAAAGAATGTTAGTTTGTATATGGAAAAAGTTAAGGCTAAAATAGAGGAAGAGTTATTTAGAGCAAGGAGATTTTTACATCACAGTTCTTTTCCAAAA gtATCTCATAGATGTGAAACGCATATGGTGGCTGaacatttacaatttttatatagtgaATGTTCAAATATGGTTCAACAAGAGAGGAGAAAGGATTTATCGAACATGTATGATTTACTGAAGAGCGTTCAAAATGCTATAGTTGTTTTAGTCGATACGGTTTTAGATTACATAAAAACTCAAGGATTGGCG GCTATTGGAAACCTTCAAGGAGAAAATATCCACATTAGCTTCGTCGAGAATTTGTTAGctgtttacaaaaaatataaagaattaataaaagacGTTTTCAAATCGGATCAGAATTTCATGGGAGCTTTAGATAAAGCTTGCAGCTATGTAATAAATCATAGACCGAATCAGGGACGGTCACCCTGTAGAAGCCCTGAACTCCTAGCTAAATATTGTGATACATTATTGAAGAAATCGAGTAAAGGGATTAGCGAAACTGAG GTAGACGAAAAGTTAGCTGAAagtataacaatatttaaatatatagacGATAaagacattttccaaaaattctatgCCCGTATGTTGGCTAAAAGGTTAATACACCAACAAACACAGAGCATGGATGCTGAAGAATCAATGATCAATAGACTTAAACAg gCTTGTGGTTATGAATTCACCAGTAAATTGCACAGAATGTTTACTGATATGTCTGTAAGTTCGGATCTCAATAACAAATTCAActcatttttgaaaaacgaCAATATAGATTTAGGAATCAATTTTGGTATATATGTTCTTCAAGCAGGGGCTTGGCCTTTGGGTCAAGCAATCGTTACCCCATTCGCATTACCACAACAATTAGAAAAGAGTGTACAGAAG tttgaagCTTTTTATCACAACAGATTCAACGGGAGGAAGTTAACATGGTTACATCATCTGTGTCAAGCAGAATTGAAGTTGAATCATCTCAAAAGAACTTATGTAGTTACTGTTCAAACTTTCCAAATGGCCATACTACTTTTATTCGAAAACGTCGATTCTTTGACATGTAAAGATATCAAAGAAACGCTTCAATTGAATAACGAACAATTTTATAGACACGTTGTTAGTCTAGTTGATTCCAAGTTACTATTAGCAGATGCAGAA GAGCTAACACCAGAAGTAACACTTAAATTAAATATGGAATACTCGAACAAACGTACTAAATTTAGGATAACAGCTGCTGTACAAAAAGAAACTCCACACGAAGTTGAACAAACCATGAATTCCGTCGAGGAAGATAGAAAGATGTATTTACAAGCTGCTATTGTAAGAATCATGAAATCTCGTAAGGTGCTCAAGCATAATCTTTTAATACAAGAG gtATACGCTCAATCGAAGGTTTCGTTTGCGCCGAGCGTAcagttgattaaaaaatgtatagaatCGTTAATAGATAAACAATATATTGAGAGGACGCCCCATTCTAGCGAGGAATATAGTTACGTAGCTTAA
- the LOC130445784 gene encoding 60S acidic ribosomal protein P2, whose product MRYVAAYLLAVLGGKTSPNAADLEKILGSVGIETESEKLNKVITELNGKSIEDVIAQGREKLSSMPSGGAAPAASAGAAAAAPAAEEKKEAKKEEKKEESESEDDDMGFGLFD is encoded by the exons ATGCGTTACGTGGCTGCTTACTTATTGGCCGTTTTGGGCGGAAAAACATCCCCAAATGCCGCAGATCTTGAAAAAATTCTCGGTTCCGTAGGTATAGAAACCGAAAGTGAAAAACTTAATAAAGTCATTACTGAACTTAACGGCAAATCCATCGAAGACGTTATTGCCCAAG GTCGTGAAAAATTAAGTTCCATGCCAAGTGGTGGTGCTGCCCCTGCGGCAAGTGCTGGTGCTGCTGCCGCCGCTCCAGCTGCTGAAGAAAAGAAAG AGGcgaaaaaggaagaaaagaAGGAAGAGTCTGAATCAGAAGATGACGATATGGGCTTTGGTTTATTCGactaa
- the LOC130445783 gene encoding uncharacterized protein LOC130445783, with product MNQYTMEAFLFTPDFGEDMYLFNSSSSSDSDSNDEDECNCESDTKTPSMKRLKTEGFLEMEVPLLNEYDFKCHFRVSKTTYEKVLELLYYGFNSDHKGGREKITPEKATFILLWYLGNQETFKQMSERFKNTMSSIHGVIQRAIKKLNSLMQEQILWPSSAENPNISQLFETISNLKGCIGVLGVSYIKIPKPKEDVANFYMSAQNYPCLALQGVVTVNGKFLDIFISGGSSNTEQLLYQSNLITEMENGLLDDDYYLIGYGDYLNRRWLIQPLPNKESHIFNECHDSASRVFPESLGYLKGRFQRLQNFENRDMAIVTQCIEAACMLHNLAIDCEDDNEPFTYTDTGIFKSTNEEYCNSDECDDGGRRQELVQSLMKLEI from the exons ATGAATCAATACACAATG gaAGCATTTTTATTTACCCCTGATTTTGGGGAAGATATGTATCTGTTCAACAGCAGTAGTAGCAGTGATAGTGATTCAAACGATGAAGATGAATGTAACTGTGAAAGTGATACAAAAACACCTTCAATGAAAAGACTAAAAACTGAAGGGTTTCTTGAAATGGAAGTTCCATTACTCAATGAGTATGATTTCAAATGTCATTTTAGAGTTAGTAAAACTACTTATGAGAAAGTTTTAG AATTATTGTATTATGGTTTTAACAGTGATCATAAAGGCGGTAGAGAAAAAATTACCCCTGAGAAAGCGACATTCATTTTATTGTGGTATTTAGGTAATCAAGAAACATTTAAACAAATGTCTGAAAGGTTTAAGAACACAATGAGTTCTATTCACGGCGTGATCCAAAGAG caattaaaaaattaaattcgttAATGCAAGAGCAAATTCTATGGCCTTCTAGTGCTGAAAACCCCAATATATCTCAGCTTTTTGAAACAATCAGTAATTTAAAAGGTTGTATAGGCGTACTGGGcgtttcatacataaaaatacCAAAACCTAAAGAAGACGTAGCTAACTTTTATATGTCTGCACAGAATTATCCGTGTTTAGCTCTCCAGG GGGTTGTTACGGTCAATGGTAAATTCCTGGATATTTTTATTAGCGGAGGATCCAGTAATACAGAACAACttttatatcaatcaaatttAATCACAGAAATGGAAAACGGTTTATTAGATGACGATTATTACCTTATTG gttaTGGTGATTATTTGAATCGAAGATGGTTGATCCAACCTCTCCCCAACAAAGAATCTCACATATTCAACGAATGCCACGATTCTGCGTCCCGAGTGTTTCCAGAATCGTTGGGGTATTTGAAAGGAAGGTTCCAGAGgcttcaaaatttcgaaaatagagACATGGCCATTGTAACTCAGTGTATTGAGGCCGCTTGTATGTTGCATAATTTAGCTATAGATTGCGAAGACGACAACGAACCGTTTACTTATACAGATACGGGTATATTTAAAAGTACCAATGAGGAATATTGCAACAGTGATGAATGCGATGACGGTGGCAGAAGACAAGAATTGGTGCAGAGTTTGATGAAATTGGAAATTTGA
- the LOC130445782 gene encoding cullin-2 isoform X1 produces the protein MSLKPRRVDFNATWGAIKDTIKGVITLDHVARAVWNDRFSDVYSICVAHPEPMADRLYAETKQYLIDHVAKLLDKVQEDGEQYLVKNYFLYWSQYSVGSQYLHSLYLYLNQQHIKTQKLSDAEIIYGSSDSSGGEQMEIGELALDVWTRGMIVPLGSRLVKLLLEAIAQDRAQETLSIPIEAVRGTILSFVEVQGYRKKGQLQLYQVLFEEAFLDDSGEHFKRSAARLLQEKNVSLYMEKVKAKIEEELFRARRFLHHSSFPKVSHRCETHMVAEHLQFLYSECSNMVQQERRKDLSNMYDLLKSVQNAIVVLVDTVLDYIKTQGLAAIGNLQGENIHISFVENLLAVYKKYKELIKDVFKSDQNFMGALDKACSYVINHRPNQGRSPCRSPELLAKYCDTLLKKSSKGISETEVDEKLAESITIFKYIDDKDIFQKFYARMLAKRLIHQQTQSMDAEESMINRLKQACGYEFTSKLHRMFTDMSVSSDLNNKFNSFLKNDNIDLGINFGIYVLQAGAWPLGQAIVTPFALPQQLEKSVQKFEAFYHNRFNGRKLTWLHHLCQAELKLNHLKRTYVVTVQTFQMAILLLFENVDSLTCKDIKETLQLNNEQFYRHVVSLVDSKLLLADAEVSLDYQGMLQYYLWVFQELTPEVTLKLNMEYSNKRTKFRITAAVQKETPHEVEQTMNSVEEDRKMYLQAAIVRIMKSRKVLKHNLLIQEVYAQSKVSFAPSVQLIKKCIESLIDKQYIERTPHSSEEYSYVA, from the exons ATGTCTTTAAAACCAAGAAGAGTCGATTTTAACGCAACTTGGGGTGCTATTAAAGACACTATTAAAGGTGTTATCACTTTGGATCATGTCGCAAGAGCTGTTTGGAACGATAGATTTTC CGATGTTTATTCAATTTGTGTTGCACATCCGGAACCCATGGCAGATAGATTATATGCCGAAACAAAGCAGTATCTAATTGATCATGTTGCGAAATTATTAGATAAAGTACAAGAAGATGGTGAACAATACTTGGTTAAAAACTATTTCCTCTATTGGTCCCAATATTCCGTTGGTAGTCAATATCTTCATAGTTTGTATCTCTATTTAAATCAACAACATatcaaaactcagaaattatctGATGCTGAAATTATTTACGGAAGCTCTGATTCTTCTGGAG GTGAACAAATGGAAATTGGTGAATTAGCCTTAGATGTTTGGACACGTGGAATGATAGTTCCCTTAGGTAGTAGACTTGTTAAACTCTTATTGGAAGCCATAGCTCAAGATAGAGCTCAGGAAACATTATCAATACCCATCGAGGCTGTTAGAGGAACAATTCTTAGTTTCGTTGAG gtaCAGGGGTATAGAAAAAAGGGTCAGCTGCAATTATATCAGGTGTTATTTGAGGAGGCTTTTTTGGATGATAGTGGAGAACATTTTAAAAGGAGTGCTGCTAGGCTTTTGCAGGAAAAGAATGTTAGTTTGTATATGGAAAAAGTTAAGGCTAAAATAGAGGAAGAGTTATTTAGAGCAAGGAGATTTTTACATCACAGTTCTTTTCCAAAA gtATCTCATAGATGTGAAACGCATATGGTGGCTGaacatttacaatttttatatagtgaATGTTCAAATATGGTTCAACAAGAGAGGAGAAAGGATTTATCGAACATGTATGATTTACTGAAGAGCGTTCAAAATGCTATAGTTGTTTTAGTCGATACGGTTTTAGATTACATAAAAACTCAAGGATTGGCG GCTATTGGAAACCTTCAAGGAGAAAATATCCACATTAGCTTCGTCGAGAATTTGTTAGctgtttacaaaaaatataaagaattaataaaagacGTTTTCAAATCGGATCAGAATTTCATGGGAGCTTTAGATAAAGCTTGCAGCTATGTAATAAATCATAGACCGAATCAGGGACGGTCACCCTGTAGAAGCCCTGAACTCCTAGCTAAATATTGTGATACATTATTGAAGAAATCGAGTAAAGGGATTAGCGAAACTGAG GTAGACGAAAAGTTAGCTGAAagtataacaatatttaaatatatagacGATAaagacattttccaaaaattctatgCCCGTATGTTGGCTAAAAGGTTAATACACCAACAAACACAGAGCATGGATGCTGAAGAATCAATGATCAATAGACTTAAACAg gCTTGTGGTTATGAATTCACCAGTAAATTGCACAGAATGTTTACTGATATGTCTGTAAGTTCGGATCTCAATAACAAATTCAActcatttttgaaaaacgaCAATATAGATTTAGGAATCAATTTTGGTATATATGTTCTTCAAGCAGGGGCTTGGCCTTTGGGTCAAGCAATCGTTACCCCATTCGCATTACCACAACAATTAGAAAAGAGTGTACAGAAG tttgaagCTTTTTATCACAACAGATTCAACGGGAGGAAGTTAACATGGTTACATCATCTGTGTCAAGCAGAATTGAAGTTGAATCATCTCAAAAGAACTTATGTAGTTACTGTTCAAACTTTCCAAATGGCCATACTACTTTTATTCGAAAACGTCGATTCTTTGACATGTAAAGATATCAAAGAAACGCTTCAATTGAATAACGAACAATTTTATAGACACGTTGTTAGTCTAGTTGATTCCAAGTTACTATTAGCAGATGCAGAAGTAAGTTTAGATTATCAGGGTATGTTACAATATTACTTATGGGTATTTCAGGAGCTAACACCAGAAGTAACACTTAAATTAAATATGGAATACTCGAACAAACGTACTAAATTTAGGATAACAGCTGCTGTACAAAAAGAAACTCCACACGAAGTTGAACAAACCATGAATTCCGTCGAGGAAGATAGAAAGATGTATTTACAAGCTGCTATTGTAAGAATCATGAAATCTCGTAAGGTGCTCAAGCATAATCTTTTAATACAAGAG gtATACGCTCAATCGAAGGTTTCGTTTGCGCCGAGCGTAcagttgattaaaaaatgtatagaatCGTTAATAGATAAACAATATATTGAGAGGACGCCCCATTCTAGCGAGGAATATAGTTACGTAGCTTAA
- the LOC130445782 gene encoding cullin-2 isoform X3, producing MADRLYAETKQYLIDHVAKLLDKVQEDGEQYLVKNYFLYWSQYSVGSQYLHSLYLYLNQQHIKTQKLSDAEIIYGSSDSSGGEQMEIGELALDVWTRGMIVPLGSRLVKLLLEAIAQDRAQETLSIPIEAVRGTILSFVEVQGYRKKGQLQLYQVLFEEAFLDDSGEHFKRSAARLLQEKNVSLYMEKVKAKIEEELFRARRFLHHSSFPKVSHRCETHMVAEHLQFLYSECSNMVQQERRKDLSNMYDLLKSVQNAIVVLVDTVLDYIKTQGLAAIGNLQGENIHISFVENLLAVYKKYKELIKDVFKSDQNFMGALDKACSYVINHRPNQGRSPCRSPELLAKYCDTLLKKSSKGISETEVDEKLAESITIFKYIDDKDIFQKFYARMLAKRLIHQQTQSMDAEESMINRLKQACGYEFTSKLHRMFTDMSVSSDLNNKFNSFLKNDNIDLGINFGIYVLQAGAWPLGQAIVTPFALPQQLEKSVQKFEAFYHNRFNGRKLTWLHHLCQAELKLNHLKRTYVVTVQTFQMAILLLFENVDSLTCKDIKETLQLNNEQFYRHVVSLVDSKLLLADAEELTPEVTLKLNMEYSNKRTKFRITAAVQKETPHEVEQTMNSVEEDRKMYLQAAIVRIMKSRKVLKHNLLIQEVYAQSKVSFAPSVQLIKKCIESLIDKQYIERTPHSSEEYSYVA from the exons ATGGCAGATAGATTATATGCCGAAACAAAGCAGTATCTAATTGATCATGTTGCGAAATTATTAGATAAAGTACAAGAAGATGGTGAACAATACTTGGTTAAAAACTATTTCCTCTATTGGTCCCAATATTCCGTTGGTAGTCAATATCTTCATAGTTTGTATCTCTATTTAAATCAACAACATatcaaaactcagaaattatctGATGCTGAAATTATTTACGGAAGCTCTGATTCTTCTGGAG GTGAACAAATGGAAATTGGTGAATTAGCCTTAGATGTTTGGACACGTGGAATGATAGTTCCCTTAGGTAGTAGACTTGTTAAACTCTTATTGGAAGCCATAGCTCAAGATAGAGCTCAGGAAACATTATCAATACCCATCGAGGCTGTTAGAGGAACAATTCTTAGTTTCGTTGAG gtaCAGGGGTATAGAAAAAAGGGTCAGCTGCAATTATATCAGGTGTTATTTGAGGAGGCTTTTTTGGATGATAGTGGAGAACATTTTAAAAGGAGTGCTGCTAGGCTTTTGCAGGAAAAGAATGTTAGTTTGTATATGGAAAAAGTTAAGGCTAAAATAGAGGAAGAGTTATTTAGAGCAAGGAGATTTTTACATCACAGTTCTTTTCCAAAA gtATCTCATAGATGTGAAACGCATATGGTGGCTGaacatttacaatttttatatagtgaATGTTCAAATATGGTTCAACAAGAGAGGAGAAAGGATTTATCGAACATGTATGATTTACTGAAGAGCGTTCAAAATGCTATAGTTGTTTTAGTCGATACGGTTTTAGATTACATAAAAACTCAAGGATTGGCG GCTATTGGAAACCTTCAAGGAGAAAATATCCACATTAGCTTCGTCGAGAATTTGTTAGctgtttacaaaaaatataaagaattaataaaagacGTTTTCAAATCGGATCAGAATTTCATGGGAGCTTTAGATAAAGCTTGCAGCTATGTAATAAATCATAGACCGAATCAGGGACGGTCACCCTGTAGAAGCCCTGAACTCCTAGCTAAATATTGTGATACATTATTGAAGAAATCGAGTAAAGGGATTAGCGAAACTGAG GTAGACGAAAAGTTAGCTGAAagtataacaatatttaaatatatagacGATAaagacattttccaaaaattctatgCCCGTATGTTGGCTAAAAGGTTAATACACCAACAAACACAGAGCATGGATGCTGAAGAATCAATGATCAATAGACTTAAACAg gCTTGTGGTTATGAATTCACCAGTAAATTGCACAGAATGTTTACTGATATGTCTGTAAGTTCGGATCTCAATAACAAATTCAActcatttttgaaaaacgaCAATATAGATTTAGGAATCAATTTTGGTATATATGTTCTTCAAGCAGGGGCTTGGCCTTTGGGTCAAGCAATCGTTACCCCATTCGCATTACCACAACAATTAGAAAAGAGTGTACAGAAG tttgaagCTTTTTATCACAACAGATTCAACGGGAGGAAGTTAACATGGTTACATCATCTGTGTCAAGCAGAATTGAAGTTGAATCATCTCAAAAGAACTTATGTAGTTACTGTTCAAACTTTCCAAATGGCCATACTACTTTTATTCGAAAACGTCGATTCTTTGACATGTAAAGATATCAAAGAAACGCTTCAATTGAATAACGAACAATTTTATAGACACGTTGTTAGTCTAGTTGATTCCAAGTTACTATTAGCAGATGCAGAA GAGCTAACACCAGAAGTAACACTTAAATTAAATATGGAATACTCGAACAAACGTACTAAATTTAGGATAACAGCTGCTGTACAAAAAGAAACTCCACACGAAGTTGAACAAACCATGAATTCCGTCGAGGAAGATAGAAAGATGTATTTACAAGCTGCTATTGTAAGAATCATGAAATCTCGTAAGGTGCTCAAGCATAATCTTTTAATACAAGAG gtATACGCTCAATCGAAGGTTTCGTTTGCGCCGAGCGTAcagttgattaaaaaatgtatagaatCGTTAATAGATAAACAATATATTGAGAGGACGCCCCATTCTAGCGAGGAATATAGTTACGTAGCTTAA